A region from the Brassica napus cultivar Da-Ae chromosome C8, Da-Ae, whole genome shotgun sequence genome encodes:
- the LOC106401524 gene encoding GATA transcription factor 11 — protein sequence MNWLPEEEFNDSFFDDLINQINFPLEDTTTNGEGEDWESKFQHLEPPPMDLFTTFPCEFTSSHVINKEVAPVPVLKQSSSPSPPDVKVSKLFQSSSPVSVLESSDASFSPQNLISQSLAFPVKGMRSKRKRPTAQRLRFLYPFEASKPEAYYSSEQHAKKKRKTSHTEASSYDDGIVRRCTHCETTKTPQWREGPNGPKTLCNACGVRFRSGRLVPEYRPASSPTFIPSLHSNSHRKIIEMRRKEGDEFDNSMIHSRA from the exons ATGAATTGGTTACCTGAAGAGGAATTCAATGACAGTTTCTTTGATGATCTCATCAACCAAATCAATTTTCCACTTGAAGACACCACCACCAATGGTGAGGGAGAAGATTGGGAATCCAAATTCCAACACCTAGAGCCTCCTCCCATGGACTTGTTTACTACTTTCCCCTGTGAGTTCACCTCCTCTCATGTCATTAACAAGGAGGTTGCCCCTGTACCTGTGTTG AAACAGTCCAGCTCTCCATCACCTCCTGATGTTAAAGTCTCTAAGCTATTCCAGTCTTCAAGCCCAGTGTCAGTACTTGAGAGCAGCGACGCTTCTTTCTCGCCACAGAACTTAATATCTCAGAGTTTGGCTTTCCCTGTGAAAGGCATGAGAAGCAAGCGCAAACGCCCCACAGCACAGAGATTAAGATTCCTTTACCCGTTTGAAGCCAGTAAGCCCGAGGCTTACTACTCTTCTGAGCAACATGCCAAGAAGAAACGCAAGACCAGCCACACAGAGGCGAGTAGCTATGATGATGGGATAGTGAGGAGATGCACTCATTGCGAGACAACCAAGACTCCACAGTGGAGGGAAGGGCCCAATGGGCCAAAGACACTCTGCAACGCTTGTGGAGTTCGGTTCAGATCTGGCCGTCTAGTTCCAGAGTACAGACCAGCCTCAAGCCCGACGTTTATCCCATCTCTGCATTCAAACTCACACAGGAAGATCATCGAGATGAGGAGgaaggaaggtgatgagtttgACAACAGCATGATTCACtccagagcataa
- the LOC106399083 gene encoding helicase protein MOM1 isoform X2, translating into MKKEEKNGSTGRTICTRFVAVASSASAEKDNSGLSLRRSARGTSSTTSTKKLATPTSSTSKSEKRNPSPVSVSKKSGKMEKKHKASPLRRSNKGKKPGRNADTSSTEIKESEDSVEDLTGVVKKYEPKMTGRSFRALYRGHLKNEAKASSNDEELVVVGCSRRVPAGNDDARDDSSSPRVNLESKGVRVGETSTHKGPDFAVKLARDTENMVLDSSPVVGDDSVIGSPSENPETQKLRVSATRLETNTDLPLKRKRDTVGVVMDACANTDDRTMSTDGVIPSPSGSTNNNQPESRDTCQTGKNDEFANLRVSSSIAQPVQEPDNLAQVSGPASSRDYGEDRQNMQQDKSHDRKLSSMYPEYWVPVQLSDVQIEQYCRTLFSKSSSLSSLSRTDPVRALEQTLSSVRKICNHPYIMDASFKQLLTKNLEVHKIEDVEIKASGKLHLLDAMLTQIKSKGFKAVIFYQATQSGEGLMLANILDDFVSQRFGQNSYEHGDSHSKKNAINNFNKESECFILLLETRACSQSIKLLRAEALILFGSSWNSSHDVKLLEKIKIESYSEKTKIFRLYSTCTVEEKALILARQKKSLDNLNRPLTHALLMWGASCLFDKLDHFHGSQTPDSGVPLEQSIRGDVIREFSSILSSSVGEGNVGKLCLLLEAKHAQGTYSTESTLFGEKYVELSDEVSPNIFWTKLLGGKNPVWTYYSDTSQRSRKRVRHLQGSEETAKLDDGKNTKKKKKASDDVAVVYHERKASGKDHIGDLESPKVTTLLSSGSASGTNDALDGKDAIGLYSVGGHISGIPEDMLAAIDCRQTPGESQKTLHTVLKPQMSKLCQILHLSENLARMVEKVLEYIIDNHRVCKEPATTLQAFQIAVIWIAVSFVKQKFNREESLARAKSELGFNCSREEVDYVYSFLYCMKSLFVGRTQGFQEKGEECMSEKRGSHYSSVTKDVEKTISDIKKKCSKSLHKLVQTLEEEKMDLMNRNAVKKQELQNCKKVEASFIRVTYSGINTQSLHDALQRLECTFERKFDDLKGELDECLESLEQINEAGKKKLAEDEACWISRIEKWARAELRNGAPNQAWSNADNSLDQQNEEACSLDKEIPDELALPLPNPASLVKTRGSAESDQVDHEKPDSAENIQGKKTETAVEPQPAGSRMPSSPGEKQHDLAANVQGQNIESAIEAQPVESSMPSSLAGQQSDPAVNIQSKNIETSIDPRPAESSMPSSPAGQQSDPAVNIQEKDNEAVMELQPAESTVPSSLAGQQTDPAVNIETVIEPQPAESSMPSSPAGQIQGKDIEARMELQPAESPVPSSPAGQQSDPAVNVETVIEPQPAESSMPSSPGGKQPDPAENIQGKNIEETVESKPAGSETLETGGFAASEQVDQVACPSPSSPAGNQPDSGANIESQSISTSAEPHIAGPGAVLHQDACSLPSPSVGTQADIAANTEGQNTTTVSNAVETDNVAPLVHEGVVESSAGVIAPVPSLLNNATATTVQPVPQIPFPVFSDPFQHELEKLRRQSEITKKTCEEMKAVLKAKFEKKIAELQEEYQRKFHEVQAVHAARKTKLQTRKNLVIKNKLLSSAFLSKCTSRISSHSSAATPMVRIQQLAQRATQVSALRNHTASAPYCTMPQPRQPLTSNPLPYSNAFIQQQEQPQNLGSGLQRSNDVVCLSDDE; encoded by the exons ATgaagaaagaggagaagaaTGGTTCAACGGGGAGGACTATTTGCACTAGGTTTGTAGCTGTAGCTTCTTCTGCCTCAGCGGAGAAAGATAATTCTGGTTTGAGTTTGAGGAGGTCAGCCCGGGGAACATCGTCTACTACTTCTACGAAGAAGCTAGCAACACCAACTTCTAGTACCAGCAAGTCAGAGAAACGGAATCCTTCACCCGTTTCTGTTTCAAAAAAGTCTGGTAAAATGGAGAAGAAACACAAAGCAAGTCCTTTGAGAAGGTCTAATAAGGGGAAAAAGCCTGGCAGGAATGCTGACACTTCATCAACGGAAATTAAGGAGAGCGAGGACAGCGTAGAGGATTTGACAGGGGTGGTGAAGAAATATGAGCCTAAAATGACTGGCCGGAGTTTCAGGGCGTTGTATAGAGGGCATCTCAAGAATGAAGCTAAGGCTTCTTCGAATGATGAAGAGTTAGTAGTGGTTGGTTGTTCTCGCCGAGTTCCTGCAGGAAATGATGATGCTAGAGACGATAGCAGTTCCCCACGTGTGAATTTAGAATCTAAAGGGGTCCGAGTTGGCGAAACTAGTACACACAAGGGCCCTGATTTTGCTGTGAAACTAGCTAGGGATACAGAGAATATGGTGCTTGATTCATCCCCCGTGGTTGGGGATGACAGTGTTATAGGTTCACCATCTGAGAATCCAGAAACCCAGAAGCTTCGTGTCAGTGCAACTAGATTAGAAACCAACACAGATTTGCCTCTGAAAAGAAAAAGGGACACTGTAGGAGTGGTGATGGATGCATGTGCAAATACAGATGACCGCACTATGAGTACTGATGGGGTTATTCCATCTCCATCCGGAAGCACAAACAACAATCAACCTGAAAGTCGTGACACATGTCAAACAGGGAAAAA CGATGAGTTTGCAAATCTCCGTGTTTCCTCCAGCATTGCTCAGCCAGTTCAAGAACCTGATAACTTGGCACAG GTATCTGGACCCGCTTCAAGCAGAGACTATGGGGAGGACAGGCAGAATATGCAACAAGATAAATCACATGACCGAAAGTTGTCATCGATGTATCCAGAGTATTGGGTTCCAGTGCAGCTATCAGATGTACAGATAGAGCAATACTGTCGGACTCTCTTCTCCAAATCTTCATCTCTTTCTTCGCTGTCGAGGACTGATCCTGTTCGAGCTCTTGAACAAACTCTCAGTTCTGTAAGAAAA ATTTGTAACCACCCATATATTATGGATGCGTCTTTCAAACAACTGCTCACCAAGAATCTGGAGGTTCATAAAATCGAGGATGTCGAAATCAAAGCAAGCGGGAAGCTTCATCTGCTTGATGCAATGCTTACTCAGATAAAATCAAAGGGTTTCAAAGCAGTTATCTTCTACCAG GCAACACAAAGCGGTGAGGGGCTTATGCTTGCTAATATTCTCGACGATTTCGTGAGCCAAAGATTTGGTCAGAACTCGTATGAGCATGGGGACTCTCACTCAAAGAAGAACGCTATTAACAATTTCAACAAGGAGAGTGAATGTTTTATCCTGCTTCTGGAAACACGTGCCTGCAGTCAAAGCATTAAACTCCTGCGTGCTGAGGCTTTGATTCTTTTTGGAAGTAGCTGGAATTCATCGCATGATGTTAAGCTCTTGGAGAAGATCAAGATTGAGTCATATTctgaaaaaactaaaatattccGGTTGTACTCAACATGTACAGTTGAAGAAAAAGCCCTGATTCTGGCTAGGCAAAAGAAGTCTCTGGATAACCTAAACCGTCCTCTGACACATGCACTGCTCATGTGGGGGGCTTCATGTTTATTTGATAAGCTGGATCACTTCCACGGCagtcaaaccccagattcaggAGTTCCATTAGAACAGTCTATTAGGGGCGACGTGATTCGTGAATTCTCGTCCATTCTCTCTTCCAGTGTTGGAGAAGGAAATGTAGGCAAGCTGTGCCTACTGTTAGAAGCCAAGCATGCCCAGGGAACTTACAGCACTGAGTCTACTCTGTTTGGTGAAAAATATGTCGAGCTGTCAGATGAAGTTAGTCCAAATATATTTTGGACAAAGCTGTTGGGTGGAAAGAACCCTGTGTGGACATACTATTCAGATACTTCTCAAAGGAGTCGAAAAAGAGTACGACATCTTCAGGGCTCTGAAGAGACTGCCAAACTTGACGATGGCAAAaatacaaagaagaaaaagaaggctTCAGATGATGTCGCAGTtgtttaccatgaaagaaaaGCCTCTGGGAAGGATCACATAG GGGATTTGGAGTCACCAAAAGTCACAACGCTCCTGTCATCTGGATCTGCTTCTGGTACTAACGATGCATTAGATGGAAAAGATGCTATTGGCTTGTATTCTGTGGGCGGTCATATATCTGGAATCCCAGAGGATATGTTAGCTGCCATTGATTGTAGACAAACTCCCGGCGAATCACAGAAGACTCTCCATACTGTTTTAAAGCCGCAGATGTCAAAACTTTGCCAGATTTTGCATCTTTCA GAAAATTTGGCACGCATGGTTGAAAAAGTTCTTGAATATATTATTGACAACCACCGTGTCTGCAAAGAGCCAGCTACAACATTGCAGGCCTTCCAGATAGCTGTG ATTTGGATTGCAGTCTCTTTCGTTAAGCAAAAGTTCAACCGTGAAGAATCTCTGGCCCGCGCAAAATCGGAATTAGGTTTCAATTGCTCTAGAGAAGAGGTGGATTATGTATATTCTTTTCTGTACTGCATGAAGAGTCTATTCGTGGGGCGCACACAAGGTTTCCAAGAAAAGGGTGAAGAATGCATGTCTGAGAAAAGAGGTAGCCATTATAGCTCAGTAACCAAGGATGTTGAAAAGACTATTAGCGACATCAAAAAGAAATGCAGTAAGAGCCTGCATAAGCTTGTACAAACCCTCGAGGAAGAAAAGATGGACCTGATGAATAGGAATGCTGTCAAGAAGCAGGAACTTCAGAATTGTAAAAAGGTGGAAGCATCATTTATTCGTGTCACCTATTCAGGTATAAATACTCAGAGCTTACATGATGCTCTCCAACGGCTGGAATGTACTTTTGAAAGAAAgtttgatgatctcaaaggagagTTGGATGAATGCCTTGAAAGTTTAGAGCAAATAAACGAGgctggaaagaagaagttgGCTGAAGATGAAGCCTGTTGGATTAGTCGGATAGAGAAATGGGCACGAGCTGAATTAAGAAATGGTGCTCCCAATCAAGCATGGTCCAATGCGGACAACAGTTTGGACCAGCAGAATGAAGAAGCTTGTTCTCTTGACAAGGAGATTCCTGACGAGTTAGCTTTGCCTCTGCCAAACCCTGCGTCTTTGGTAAAGACTAGAGGCTCTGCTGAATCTGATCAG GTGGATCACGAGAAACCTGATTCAGCAGAAAACATTCAGGGGAAAAAGACTGAAACAGCAGTTGAGCCTCAGCCGGCTGGATCTCGTATGCCTTCTTCACCGGGCGAAAAGCAACATGACCTAGCAGCAAACGTTCAGGGCCAAAACATTGAATCAGCAATTGAGGCTCAGCCAGTTGAATCTTCTATGCCTTCTTCACTGGCTGGACAGCAATCTGACCCGGCAGTAAACATACAGAGCAAAAATATTGAAACATCAATTGACCCTCGGCCAGCTGAATCTTCCATGCCTTCTTCACCGGCTGGACAGCAATCTGACCCAGCAGTAAACATTCAGGAAAAAGATAATGAAGCGGTAATGGAGCTTCAGCCAGCTGAATCTACTGTGCCTTCTTCACTGGCTGGACAGCAAACTGACCCAGCAGTAAACATTGAAACCGTAATTGAGCCTCAGCCAGCTGAATCTTCCATGCCTTCTTCACCAGCTGGACAGATTCAGGGAAAAGATATTGAAGCGAGAATGGAGCTTCAGCCAGCTGAATCTCCTGTGCCTTCTTCACCGGCTGGACAGCAATCTGACCCAGCAGTAAACGTTGAAACCGTAATTGAGCCTCAGCCAGCTGAATCTTCTATGCCTTCTTCACCGGGAGGAAAGCAACCTGACCCAGCAGAAAATATTCAGGGCAAAAATATTGAAGAAACAGTCGAGTCTAAGCCAGCTGGATCAGAAACATTAGAGACTGGTGGTTTTGCTGCATCAGAGCAG GTTGATCAAGTTGCATGTCCTTCGCCATCTTCGCCGGCTGGAAATCAACCTGATTCAGGCGCAAATATTGAGAGCCAAAGTATCAGCACATCAGCTGAGCCCCACATCGCTGGTCCAGGCGCAGTATTACATCAG GATGCATGCTCTCTGCCATCTCCATCGGTTGGAACTCAGGCTGATATAGCAGCAAACACTGAGGGCCAAAATACTACAACAGTGTCAAATGCAGTAGAAACTG ATAACGTTGCACCCCTTGTCCATGAAGGTGTTGTGGAGTCGTCAGCAGGTGTAATAGCTCCTGTTCCATCACTTCTTAACAATGCTACGGCTACTACAGTTCAACCTGTTCCCCAAATACCTTTCCCTGTGTTCAGTGACCCATTTCAGCATGAACTGGAGAAGCTGCGAAGACAATCAGAGATCACAAAGAAGACCTGTGAAGAAATG AAAGCAGTCTTGAAAGCTAAATTCGAGAAGAAGATAGCTGAATTACAAGAAGAGTATCAGAGAAAGTTTCATGAGGTACAAGCTGTACATGCAGCCAGAAAGACGAAGTTACAGACGAGGAAGAATCTTGTTATAAAGAACAAGCTGTTGTCGAGTGCGTTCTTGTCTAAATGTACGAGCAGAATCTCCTCTCATTCCTCAGCAGCAACTCCAATGG TTAGAATCCAGCAGCTAGCACAGAGAGCAACACAAGTAAGCGCACTGAGGAATCATACTGCTTCGGCTCCGTACTGCACAATGCCTCAACCAAGACAACCTCTCACCTCCAACCCTTTACCATATTCAAATGCGTTTATTCAGCAGCAAGAACAACCACAGAACTTGGGGAGTGGATTGCAGAGGAGCAATGATGTGGTCTGTCTCTCTGATGACGAGTGA
- the LOC106399083 gene encoding helicase protein MOM1 isoform X1 yields the protein MKKEEKNGSTGRTICTRFVAVASSASAEKDNSGLSLRRSARGTSSTTSTKKLATPTSSTSKSEKRNPSPVSVSKKSGKMEKKHKASPLRRSNKGKKPGRNADTSSTEIKESEDSVEDLTGVVKKYEPKMTGRSFRALYRGHLKNEAKASSNDEELVVVGCSRRVPAGNDDARDDSSSPRVNLESKGVRVGETSTHKGPDFAVKLARDTENMVLDSSPVVGDDSVIGSPSENPETQKLRVSATRLETNTDLPLKRKRDTVGVVMDACANTDDRTMSTDGVIPSPSGSTNNNQPESRDTCQTGKKVSDEFANLRVSSSIAQPVQEPDNLAQVSGPASSRDYGEDRQNMQQDKSHDRKLSSMYPEYWVPVQLSDVQIEQYCRTLFSKSSSLSSLSRTDPVRALEQTLSSVRKICNHPYIMDASFKQLLTKNLEVHKIEDVEIKASGKLHLLDAMLTQIKSKGFKAVIFYQATQSGEGLMLANILDDFVSQRFGQNSYEHGDSHSKKNAINNFNKESECFILLLETRACSQSIKLLRAEALILFGSSWNSSHDVKLLEKIKIESYSEKTKIFRLYSTCTVEEKALILARQKKSLDNLNRPLTHALLMWGASCLFDKLDHFHGSQTPDSGVPLEQSIRGDVIREFSSILSSSVGEGNVGKLCLLLEAKHAQGTYSTESTLFGEKYVELSDEVSPNIFWTKLLGGKNPVWTYYSDTSQRSRKRVRHLQGSEETAKLDDGKNTKKKKKASDDVAVVYHERKASGKDHIGDLESPKVTTLLSSGSASGTNDALDGKDAIGLYSVGGHISGIPEDMLAAIDCRQTPGESQKTLHTVLKPQMSKLCQILHLSENLARMVEKVLEYIIDNHRVCKEPATTLQAFQIAVIWIAVSFVKQKFNREESLARAKSELGFNCSREEVDYVYSFLYCMKSLFVGRTQGFQEKGEECMSEKRGSHYSSVTKDVEKTISDIKKKCSKSLHKLVQTLEEEKMDLMNRNAVKKQELQNCKKVEASFIRVTYSGINTQSLHDALQRLECTFERKFDDLKGELDECLESLEQINEAGKKKLAEDEACWISRIEKWARAELRNGAPNQAWSNADNSLDQQNEEACSLDKEIPDELALPLPNPASLVKTRGSAESDQVDHEKPDSAENIQGKKTETAVEPQPAGSRMPSSPGEKQHDLAANVQGQNIESAIEAQPVESSMPSSLAGQQSDPAVNIQSKNIETSIDPRPAESSMPSSPAGQQSDPAVNIQEKDNEAVMELQPAESTVPSSLAGQQTDPAVNIETVIEPQPAESSMPSSPAGQIQGKDIEARMELQPAESPVPSSPAGQQSDPAVNVETVIEPQPAESSMPSSPGGKQPDPAENIQGKNIEETVESKPAGSETLETGGFAASEQVDQVACPSPSSPAGNQPDSGANIESQSISTSAEPHIAGPGAVLHQDACSLPSPSVGTQADIAANTEGQNTTTVSNAVETDNVAPLVHEGVVESSAGVIAPVPSLLNNATATTVQPVPQIPFPVFSDPFQHELEKLRRQSEITKKTCEEMKAVLKAKFEKKIAELQEEYQRKFHEVQAVHAARKTKLQTRKNLVIKNKLLSSAFLSKCTSRISSHSSAATPMVRIQQLAQRATQVSALRNHTASAPYCTMPQPRQPLTSNPLPYSNAFIQQQEQPQNLGSGLQRSNDVVCLSDDE from the exons ATgaagaaagaggagaagaaTGGTTCAACGGGGAGGACTATTTGCACTAGGTTTGTAGCTGTAGCTTCTTCTGCCTCAGCGGAGAAAGATAATTCTGGTTTGAGTTTGAGGAGGTCAGCCCGGGGAACATCGTCTACTACTTCTACGAAGAAGCTAGCAACACCAACTTCTAGTACCAGCAAGTCAGAGAAACGGAATCCTTCACCCGTTTCTGTTTCAAAAAAGTCTGGTAAAATGGAGAAGAAACACAAAGCAAGTCCTTTGAGAAGGTCTAATAAGGGGAAAAAGCCTGGCAGGAATGCTGACACTTCATCAACGGAAATTAAGGAGAGCGAGGACAGCGTAGAGGATTTGACAGGGGTGGTGAAGAAATATGAGCCTAAAATGACTGGCCGGAGTTTCAGGGCGTTGTATAGAGGGCATCTCAAGAATGAAGCTAAGGCTTCTTCGAATGATGAAGAGTTAGTAGTGGTTGGTTGTTCTCGCCGAGTTCCTGCAGGAAATGATGATGCTAGAGACGATAGCAGTTCCCCACGTGTGAATTTAGAATCTAAAGGGGTCCGAGTTGGCGAAACTAGTACACACAAGGGCCCTGATTTTGCTGTGAAACTAGCTAGGGATACAGAGAATATGGTGCTTGATTCATCCCCCGTGGTTGGGGATGACAGTGTTATAGGTTCACCATCTGAGAATCCAGAAACCCAGAAGCTTCGTGTCAGTGCAACTAGATTAGAAACCAACACAGATTTGCCTCTGAAAAGAAAAAGGGACACTGTAGGAGTGGTGATGGATGCATGTGCAAATACAGATGACCGCACTATGAGTACTGATGGGGTTATTCCATCTCCATCCGGAAGCACAAACAACAATCAACCTGAAAGTCGTGACACATGTCAAACAGGGAAAAA gGTCAGCGATGAGTTTGCAAATCTCCGTGTTTCCTCCAGCATTGCTCAGCCAGTTCAAGAACCTGATAACTTGGCACAG GTATCTGGACCCGCTTCAAGCAGAGACTATGGGGAGGACAGGCAGAATATGCAACAAGATAAATCACATGACCGAAAGTTGTCATCGATGTATCCAGAGTATTGGGTTCCAGTGCAGCTATCAGATGTACAGATAGAGCAATACTGTCGGACTCTCTTCTCCAAATCTTCATCTCTTTCTTCGCTGTCGAGGACTGATCCTGTTCGAGCTCTTGAACAAACTCTCAGTTCTGTAAGAAAA ATTTGTAACCACCCATATATTATGGATGCGTCTTTCAAACAACTGCTCACCAAGAATCTGGAGGTTCATAAAATCGAGGATGTCGAAATCAAAGCAAGCGGGAAGCTTCATCTGCTTGATGCAATGCTTACTCAGATAAAATCAAAGGGTTTCAAAGCAGTTATCTTCTACCAG GCAACACAAAGCGGTGAGGGGCTTATGCTTGCTAATATTCTCGACGATTTCGTGAGCCAAAGATTTGGTCAGAACTCGTATGAGCATGGGGACTCTCACTCAAAGAAGAACGCTATTAACAATTTCAACAAGGAGAGTGAATGTTTTATCCTGCTTCTGGAAACACGTGCCTGCAGTCAAAGCATTAAACTCCTGCGTGCTGAGGCTTTGATTCTTTTTGGAAGTAGCTGGAATTCATCGCATGATGTTAAGCTCTTGGAGAAGATCAAGATTGAGTCATATTctgaaaaaactaaaatattccGGTTGTACTCAACATGTACAGTTGAAGAAAAAGCCCTGATTCTGGCTAGGCAAAAGAAGTCTCTGGATAACCTAAACCGTCCTCTGACACATGCACTGCTCATGTGGGGGGCTTCATGTTTATTTGATAAGCTGGATCACTTCCACGGCagtcaaaccccagattcaggAGTTCCATTAGAACAGTCTATTAGGGGCGACGTGATTCGTGAATTCTCGTCCATTCTCTCTTCCAGTGTTGGAGAAGGAAATGTAGGCAAGCTGTGCCTACTGTTAGAAGCCAAGCATGCCCAGGGAACTTACAGCACTGAGTCTACTCTGTTTGGTGAAAAATATGTCGAGCTGTCAGATGAAGTTAGTCCAAATATATTTTGGACAAAGCTGTTGGGTGGAAAGAACCCTGTGTGGACATACTATTCAGATACTTCTCAAAGGAGTCGAAAAAGAGTACGACATCTTCAGGGCTCTGAAGAGACTGCCAAACTTGACGATGGCAAAaatacaaagaagaaaaagaaggctTCAGATGATGTCGCAGTtgtttaccatgaaagaaaaGCCTCTGGGAAGGATCACATAG GGGATTTGGAGTCACCAAAAGTCACAACGCTCCTGTCATCTGGATCTGCTTCTGGTACTAACGATGCATTAGATGGAAAAGATGCTATTGGCTTGTATTCTGTGGGCGGTCATATATCTGGAATCCCAGAGGATATGTTAGCTGCCATTGATTGTAGACAAACTCCCGGCGAATCACAGAAGACTCTCCATACTGTTTTAAAGCCGCAGATGTCAAAACTTTGCCAGATTTTGCATCTTTCA GAAAATTTGGCACGCATGGTTGAAAAAGTTCTTGAATATATTATTGACAACCACCGTGTCTGCAAAGAGCCAGCTACAACATTGCAGGCCTTCCAGATAGCTGTG ATTTGGATTGCAGTCTCTTTCGTTAAGCAAAAGTTCAACCGTGAAGAATCTCTGGCCCGCGCAAAATCGGAATTAGGTTTCAATTGCTCTAGAGAAGAGGTGGATTATGTATATTCTTTTCTGTACTGCATGAAGAGTCTATTCGTGGGGCGCACACAAGGTTTCCAAGAAAAGGGTGAAGAATGCATGTCTGAGAAAAGAGGTAGCCATTATAGCTCAGTAACCAAGGATGTTGAAAAGACTATTAGCGACATCAAAAAGAAATGCAGTAAGAGCCTGCATAAGCTTGTACAAACCCTCGAGGAAGAAAAGATGGACCTGATGAATAGGAATGCTGTCAAGAAGCAGGAACTTCAGAATTGTAAAAAGGTGGAAGCATCATTTATTCGTGTCACCTATTCAGGTATAAATACTCAGAGCTTACATGATGCTCTCCAACGGCTGGAATGTACTTTTGAAAGAAAgtttgatgatctcaaaggagagTTGGATGAATGCCTTGAAAGTTTAGAGCAAATAAACGAGgctggaaagaagaagttgGCTGAAGATGAAGCCTGTTGGATTAGTCGGATAGAGAAATGGGCACGAGCTGAATTAAGAAATGGTGCTCCCAATCAAGCATGGTCCAATGCGGACAACAGTTTGGACCAGCAGAATGAAGAAGCTTGTTCTCTTGACAAGGAGATTCCTGACGAGTTAGCTTTGCCTCTGCCAAACCCTGCGTCTTTGGTAAAGACTAGAGGCTCTGCTGAATCTGATCAG GTGGATCACGAGAAACCTGATTCAGCAGAAAACATTCAGGGGAAAAAGACTGAAACAGCAGTTGAGCCTCAGCCGGCTGGATCTCGTATGCCTTCTTCACCGGGCGAAAAGCAACATGACCTAGCAGCAAACGTTCAGGGCCAAAACATTGAATCAGCAATTGAGGCTCAGCCAGTTGAATCTTCTATGCCTTCTTCACTGGCTGGACAGCAATCTGACCCGGCAGTAAACATACAGAGCAAAAATATTGAAACATCAATTGACCCTCGGCCAGCTGAATCTTCCATGCCTTCTTCACCGGCTGGACAGCAATCTGACCCAGCAGTAAACATTCAGGAAAAAGATAATGAAGCGGTAATGGAGCTTCAGCCAGCTGAATCTACTGTGCCTTCTTCACTGGCTGGACAGCAAACTGACCCAGCAGTAAACATTGAAACCGTAATTGAGCCTCAGCCAGCTGAATCTTCCATGCCTTCTTCACCAGCTGGACAGATTCAGGGAAAAGATATTGAAGCGAGAATGGAGCTTCAGCCAGCTGAATCTCCTGTGCCTTCTTCACCGGCTGGACAGCAATCTGACCCAGCAGTAAACGTTGAAACCGTAATTGAGCCTCAGCCAGCTGAATCTTCTATGCCTTCTTCACCGGGAGGAAAGCAACCTGACCCAGCAGAAAATATTCAGGGCAAAAATATTGAAGAAACAGTCGAGTCTAAGCCAGCTGGATCAGAAACATTAGAGACTGGTGGTTTTGCTGCATCAGAGCAG GTTGATCAAGTTGCATGTCCTTCGCCATCTTCGCCGGCTGGAAATCAACCTGATTCAGGCGCAAATATTGAGAGCCAAAGTATCAGCACATCAGCTGAGCCCCACATCGCTGGTCCAGGCGCAGTATTACATCAG GATGCATGCTCTCTGCCATCTCCATCGGTTGGAACTCAGGCTGATATAGCAGCAAACACTGAGGGCCAAAATACTACAACAGTGTCAAATGCAGTAGAAACTG ATAACGTTGCACCCCTTGTCCATGAAGGTGTTGTGGAGTCGTCAGCAGGTGTAATAGCTCCTGTTCCATCACTTCTTAACAATGCTACGGCTACTACAGTTCAACCTGTTCCCCAAATACCTTTCCCTGTGTTCAGTGACCCATTTCAGCATGAACTGGAGAAGCTGCGAAGACAATCAGAGATCACAAAGAAGACCTGTGAAGAAATG AAAGCAGTCTTGAAAGCTAAATTCGAGAAGAAGATAGCTGAATTACAAGAAGAGTATCAGAGAAAGTTTCATGAGGTACAAGCTGTACATGCAGCCAGAAAGACGAAGTTACAGACGAGGAAGAATCTTGTTATAAAGAACAAGCTGTTGTCGAGTGCGTTCTTGTCTAAATGTACGAGCAGAATCTCCTCTCATTCCTCAGCAGCAACTCCAATGG TTAGAATCCAGCAGCTAGCACAGAGAGCAACACAAGTAAGCGCACTGAGGAATCATACTGCTTCGGCTCCGTACTGCACAATGCCTCAACCAAGACAACCTCTCACCTCCAACCCTTTACCATATTCAAATGCGTTTATTCAGCAGCAAGAACAACCACAGAACTTGGGGAGTGGATTGCAGAGGAGCAATGATGTGGTCTGTCTCTCTGATGACGAGTGA